The window cgTTCCTCTTTACAGAAACTTAAAGATCTAGGAACTTAACAAAACCagagaatctaaatatttataaatcgataaatctttatatatttataccaaattaatatatatatatatatatattcctaataacatgcttttatttttattatgaattgcaTGCCTATAaatttcatgcatatatatctacaccgatataattttttcacataattaaattaggatggctctgataccaattgttagaattatcctaattagatcctaattcaatatgtgagaaattaaaatctgaatgcggcggaagcgtaccttaattaatcgcattaatagtgaatcttctctttccttaaactttatggattgaatgattctttccttaaactttccttatatggaatggttcttccatttgatgagtaagtcaataggtttctctctctgttgatggggacgcaaaggagaattgacgttacttcaaatggggaccattaccgttacatataaccaacaataagttagttattatagtttgacaatttctaatttagccccttcataaaattagaaatgccacttaggtatcctcactttatattcatgacaaatacacccataagccataaacttaatttcacattagatcacattattttggcttatattaaatatgacatatgcacaattatttattatacaagtgaccctaaaaattccaacaatgtTCATTCTCTTATTTTAACAAGACAAATGCATATATTCAATTGTTGTATATTTCCAATATTTCTTCTAGTCATCTTCAAACTTTAAAACAAGTTTGAATTACTTCAGAAGCTCATCTGTTAGGTTTTCTTTAAAGAGAAAAATTCAtcgatatatttttattagaccAAAAACcgtcattttaattaaaagacaATACAAAGAAGACATGTGATATTTCAGATTTTTGGATGGATAGCTAAGTTTAGGTttaagaaaagtaaaaaaaaaaaaattaaaattgacgtgagatttatatataaaataaatgtattagttccttgaattatttgtttaagtatcaataaagttataaaatatatattttaactactTTTACTCAATTTGTTAACGTTATTCACATTTTGACAAAGATGGGGTAAAACAAGgaattaatattttgacaaagaTGGGGtaattcaagaaaaatataagaaaattaatattttgtttgtagaTTGCTCGGTTCTTCGGTTTTCAAAGGAACGCTATTTTCTACTACCTCGTGCTTCCTCTTCCTTGCACTTCTCCTTGATCTCATTAGCAacacttttcttcttcttctcgggTTTCACTCCAGGTCTTAATTCCCCAAGCATATATAAAAGCTTCTTTCTTCTTGCtcttgatcttcatcttcttattcttcctcttctttCTAAAGCTAGCCAATTCTATCTTCTCTTCGTCTTCTTCGGTTCGGTTGCTTCCCTTAAAGCCATCTCATTCCAGATGTAATCAATCCTCATTTCTAAAAAGTTGTCTAGAAATAATCTGATTATTTCAAGATAAgaccacatcaaacaagcctaaGTTACcacaaacaaatacaaatagaaaaaatgaacatgaatatatgaataaaaataaatgtattatgTATACGGTTGAAAAGAGGTTAGGCCaaaagacaatatatatattaggagttAGGACTTGTCTGGATGGAATAGTATGAAGAACAAAATATTACTCAAGATGGTAACCAACCCCAAAACAATTCCTATTTATAATCAAGGTGAGATCTCTGTTCTCGGGTTTTCGTATTGGTGTTCTCTTTCTATTGTGATCTATATATGGTATTGCAATAGGAGCCAGTAGATAAAAAAATCGAAAAACAAAATCGGCAAAATTTGACAATTGTTACCAGAATTGATACAATTGGATCACGAGTTCAGATTTCAAGTACCGAAGACAAAAGACGTGCAACCTAAAATATTGCAGTAGTTCTAACAATATTAGACTCAAACATATATGAACTCAATATAACCATAGACTCAAACATACAATACCACTCATTCAAATACTTGTTTCTTCAATTTCAATAAGTTCAGACTCATTCTCAcagattaaataaaatcatacaaaacacataaaaaacaGAATATACTCTTTCACATATCCTCTAATCGATCAGCTCTGTTCCGCAAGCGACGATGAGCTTTCATTTCCAGCTCTAGGCTTGTCTTTAAGCCATGTTTCAAATTTACCACGACAAATGTTTAGGATGCCTATGTCATTGAGTTGATTAGCTAAACTAATACAACTCAGTCCTTGTTTGTCCAAAGCGTGAACATCTACCCCTTGATTCATTAAATACCTAACAATGCTGCAATTTCTTTTTCTAATAGCAACGTGAAGAGGCGTGTCTCCACTTTCATCATAGAGTGTTAGATCTCCACCATAATATACAACTTTACTTAGCATCGTCTCTCCATCCTTCCTTTGAATCGCATCAAAAACGAAACGAGCCATATCCCCTTGGCATAAATCTCCACCACCTCTTTCCAGTGCTTCAATACACTCATAAGAAGTTGTCTTCAATGCATTCCAAAGCGGAACTATACCATCAACATCTATAacagttttttgaaaaactatatcaattcataaaatttaaaaacaaacattaataataaagaatttggTATAATTGGTACCTCTAAAGTTAGGATAGGCATTgtattttaacaaaatctttacCATAATAACATTTGCCTTGGCGGCTGCAAAATGCTGTTAatacaaatcaaacatatttaggttagttattatttaaaacatttatcaataataagtttaataaaataaaaaacttaccAAAACTTTTCTACCATTAGAATCTGCTTGATCTGGATCACCATTTCTCgaagtaatttataaattaaaggcACAAATCCTCTTTCGGCAGCAAAGTAGACAGGAAAAGGCAACTCCAAACGTCCGCAGTCTAACTTTTCCTCAATTTTGTTTGATGCTGCCACATTTGTTCCTCTTAAATGCTGATGCacataaaaagtaaataaatacatattttagtAGTTCGccaaaaatagtataaattataatataatttatgaaactAACCTTGATCAGATTGTTAAGTATTATTGGGCCATCAACGATATTAGCCTTAATTATGTCGAAAAATTTGGACATGTGCATTCGCAATAGTTTAGTGGACTCAGTTGTCTTAGCAGCTATGTAATGCAATTCCGAACATACCATATTGACCTCACCACAAATTTTATCAACCCCTAAATTTCTCTCCAAATTGTCCTCAATATCAAAAAGattctaaaaaattacaaatataatttagttagaaaatatgaacaataaaattgagttattaatttttatacttaCCATCCCtccatcaatcaaaatatacatatatgatGAATCTtaatgatttattatatatttatttgctggaaaaaatttcattttcatcttATAAAcctatttatgataaaaaaaaaacatataattagtTAACTAGACAAAACATCATAAAAATCTCAAAGTATTTAACATGTTTGACCAATTGTGAGATGAGGTTGTTAGATACTCcttcaaataaacaaacttctcgaaatattttaaacataataatttaaaatttcttttaatttatcatgATTTCTTTGTGTAAAACCCAAAAATCAGCctaagattaaataataataataataataataattattagtgtATCTTACTAAAATAAcattactaataaaaaaaataataataatatttctaaacaaacattttctaGAATGTGATAGAAGGTTGAAaactgaataaaaaaaatatagctgcaattttttttaaaaaaatatttatacttatttttattaaaataaaattataaaaaaaaacatattttaattatgaaactaattaataactcaaaaaaacttattattttttattttattgtatattatttatcaaatataattttatttttaacaaaaccaacaaaataatcaaataacaaaaccAATTTAAATCTAAGAATTCATTTCTATAAAAAGCAAAACTGGAAagtcaaaaaattaattagataagatGTGTCAGCAATTAATTTTCAAG is drawn from Impatiens glandulifera chromosome 3, dImpGla2.1, whole genome shotgun sequence and contains these coding sequences:
- the LOC124932955 gene encoding potassium channel AKT1-like isoform X3, whose translation is MKFKITENLFDIEDNLERNLGVDKICGEVNMVCSELHYIAAKTTESTKLLRMHMSKFFDIIKANIVDGPIILNNLIKHLRGTNVAASNKIEEKLDCGRLELPFPVYFAAERGFVPLIYKLLREMVIQIKQILMVEKFCILQPPRQMLLW
- the LOC124932955 gene encoding potassium channel AKT1-like isoform X2, which translates into the protein MYILIDGGMNLFDIEDNLERNLGVDKICGEVNMVCSELHYIAAKTTESTKLLRMHMSKFFDIIKANIVDGPIILNNLIKHLRGTNVAASNKIEEKLDCGRLELPFPVYFAAERGFVPLIYKLLREMVIQIKQILMVEKFCILQPPRQMLLW
- the LOC124932955 gene encoding potassium channel AKT1-like isoform X1 — its product is MVKILLKYNAYPNFRDVDGIVPLWNALKTTSYECIEALERGGGDLCQGDMARFVFDAIQRKDGETMLSKVVYYGGDLTLYDESGDTPLHVAIRKRNCSIVRYLMNQGVDVHALDKQGLSCISLANQLNDIGILNICRGKFETWLKDKPRAGNESSSSLAEQS